The Candidatus Nitrosocosmicus arcticus DNA segment AATTTTGTTGTTTACATCCTCCTCAATAACTGTAGTAGCCATAGGAATAGTAATAGGGTCTTATTTGGCAAAGATGGAAGGAAAATTTTCCGATCAATTGATAGCTGGTCTTGCCTCTGCCAGTCAGAGTGTACCTCCATGGTGGTTTTCAATGATAATGATAGTTTTGTTTTCATTCCTGCTTCAAATTTTTCCTGCTAGATCTACACCTTTAATTTCTCCAGATACTCCGGGATACTTCATTGATTTATTATATCATATGACTTTGCCTTTTATTACAATGGTTATCATAGGTTTTGCATCATCCGTTTACTATGTTAAATATATTGTTTTGAGGATAATTGATGAAGATTATATAAAGACCCTAGGAATTATTGGATTGCCTTCTAGAAAAATTTTACTCAAACACGCACTCAAGAACGCTGGACCTCAATTGACGACAATGTTAGGATTAGGCCTTACTGCAACATTGGGAGGGTCTATACTGATAGAAGAAATATTTGATTGGCCTGGCATGGGAAACCTGTTTTACAATGCAGTTATTCAGAATGATTCTCCTTTAATTATAGGCCTGGTATACTTCTTTACACTGCTTTATTTATTGACAAGATTGCTATTGGACCTTACACTGTCACTTTTGGATCCACGAATTAGCACTGGAGATGAATGAGCTAATGGGTGTGGTTTATTTATGTTGACTAGTAAAATGAAACTTCGTCTAAAGAACTACAAGGGTGGGGTCCTGGGCTTTGTTTTGCTTTTGTTCTTGATCGGGATCACTATCTATACTGTTTTTTATATCCCAGCAAAGGAACGATCGGAATGGAATAATCCCTTCTATTGGATCGATTATCCCAAAAATGCGGCGCCTGCTTGGGTTAACTATTTCTTAATGCCATTTAACCAGCAATTACCAGAACATAAGGTATATTCCAAGGAAGAAGCAGTAATTTCATCTTATGCTGAAACCG contains these protein-coding regions:
- a CDS encoding ABC transporter permease, which produces MVDNIRMQVTNSLSNSISENQRLGQLQDPQERQSIINKQISIQIKSLGLDEPWYSPKKIINSLLQIITLNLGNSRFFTTHDGSSSVNELIIEKVPNTILLFTSSSITVVAIGIVIGSYLAKMEGKFSDQLIAGLASASQSVPPWWFSMIMIVLFSFLLQIFPARSTPLISPDTPGYFIDLLYHMTLPFITMVIIGFASSVYYVKYIVLRIIDEDYIKTLGIIGLPSRKILLKHALKNAGPQLTTMLGLGLTATLGGSILIEEIFDWPGMGNLFYNAVIQNDSPLIIGLVYFFTLLYLLTRLLLDLTLSLLDPRISTGDE